A single genomic interval of bacterium harbors:
- a CDS encoding HD domain-containing protein: protein MKNKPVHKKTDVAAITSLLVRLDRILAGPKDGLLPSIRKLAREVDQLVPYYDGHMVRVTFYSLAIGLKMELSREDLLTLEVAALLHDFGKLGVDEYTLEKEDQLSDDEVVEIHHHAERGFHILSGFAKLEQAAVIIRDHHEKFDGSGYPAHKRGPDISLLARIIAVADAYDAMTADRPYRKGLPQKEAEAELLAHAGKQFDPQVVDYFVNHIKNKKPKLKRKKSKGSISSGKNQFTEYLPVFYNYY, encoded by the coding sequence ATGAAGAACAAGCCAGTCCATAAAAAGACCGATGTGGCTGCCATCACCTCGCTGCTGGTCCGGCTGGACCGGATACTGGCCGGGCCCAAGGACGGCCTTTTGCCCAGCATCCGCAAACTGGCCAGGGAAGTTGACCAGTTGGTGCCGTATTATGACGGGCACATGGTACGGGTAACCTTTTATTCCCTGGCCATCGGGCTTAAGATGGAGCTTTCCCGGGAGGACCTGCTGACACTGGAGGTGGCGGCCCTGCTGCACGATTTCGGCAAGCTGGGGGTGGATGAGTATACTTTGGAAAAAGAGGACCAGCTCAGCGACGATGAAGTGGTGGAGATCCATCACCACGCCGAGCGGGGTTTTCACATCCTTTCGGGCTTTGCCAAACTGGAGCAGGCGGCGGTGATCATCCGCGACCATCACGAGAAATTCGACGGCAGCGGGTATCCCGCCCACAAGCGGGGTCCCGACATCTCGCTTTTAGCCAGGATCATTGCCGTGGCCGATGCCTACGACGCCATGACCGCCGACCGGCCTTATAGAAAGGGCCTGCCCCAAAAGGAAGCCGAGGCCGAACTGCTGGCCCATGCCGGCAAACAGTTCGACCCCCAGGTGGTGGATTATTTTGTAAACCATATTAAGAACAAGAAACCCAAGCTCAAACGCAAAAAGAGCAAGGGTTCCATTTCCTCGGGCAAGAACCAGTTCACCGAGTATCTCCCGGTCTTCTATAATTATTACTGA
- a CDS encoding class I SAM-dependent methyltransferase, with protein MNILHPLNLKDHQLLDSGRGQKLERFAGRLISRPEPNAVWERKLDDGFWSRADARFVDGKWEIGKWPSKPWIFSYQSLMFELKLSPYKHTGIFPEQAVNWDWCGKFIRDCGYRPNVLNLFGYTGAATVAAAAAGAKVTQVDSSKPAALWARHNAALSGLEETSFRWIVDDCTKFVEREVKRKARYDAVIMDPPSFGRDHKGKIFRFGDDVPELIHNCGKILSDEPLFFLVNAYSTNFSAQALKNLLADILPLKKIECGELHLEEKDTGRSLPCSIFARYQLQ; from the coding sequence ATGAATATTCTTCATCCCCTAAACTTGAAAGACCACCAGCTGCTGGACAGCGGCCGGGGTCAGAAGCTGGAGCGTTTTGCCGGACGGCTCATCTCGCGGCCTGAGCCCAATGCCGTCTGGGAGAGAAAGCTGGACGATGGATTCTGGAGCCGGGCGGATGCCCGATTTGTAGATGGGAAGTGGGAAATTGGGAAATGGCCAAGTAAACCGTGGATCTTCAGTTACCAGAGTTTAATGTTCGAGCTGAAGCTCTCGCCCTACAAGCACACCGGCATCTTTCCCGAGCAGGCGGTCAACTGGGACTGGTGCGGAAAGTTTATCAGAGACTGCGGATACCGGCCCAATGTCCTGAACCTGTTCGGCTACACCGGGGCGGCTACGGTGGCCGCCGCCGCTGCCGGGGCCAAGGTGACCCAGGTGGACTCCTCCAAGCCGGCCGCCCTGTGGGCCAGGCACAACGCCGCCCTCTCGGGACTGGAGGAAACCTCCTTCCGCTGGATAGTGGACGACTGCACCAAGTTTGTGGAGCGGGAGGTAAAAAGAAAGGCCCGGTACGACGCGGTGATCATGGATCCGCCTTCGTTCGGCCGGGACCACAAGGGAAAGATCTTCCGTTTCGGGGACGATGTGCCGGAGCTGATACATAACTGCGGAAAGATATTGTCAGATGAACCACTGTTCTTCCTGGTCAACGCCTATTCCACCAACTTCTCTGCCCAGGCGCTAAAAAATCTGTTGGCGGACATTCTGCCGTTGAAAAAGATCGAATGCGGAGAGCTGCACCTGGAGGAAAAGGATACCGGCAGAAGCCTGCCCTGCAGTATTTTTGCACGATACCAACTACAATAA
- the purF gene encoding amidophosphoribosyltransferase: MCGVCGIFNHEKASELLYLGLFSLQHRGQDNAGMAVWDGQQSRIVKDKGLVFDIFKPGVLAELKGRMGIGHTRYPTAGDSSIANAQPHYAETREGRMVIVSNGDITNMLEQTRYLKSQGFTPYGSNDAEVIVASIACYYEQERDMAKAIKKMMETVQGSYSAILMFQGTMYVFRDPLGIRPLAMGIKGATRIFASESCAIDTIGGIFEREVTPGELLTVTDQGVESRILIDAKPYKHCVFEHIYFSRPDSVIFGESVAKKRFMMGQRLASEQYTGADFVMPVPDSSNNAALGFAEENGIPYKLALIRSHYIGRTFIGSTQEIRDFAVRLKFNPVKSIVVGKKAAVVDDSIVRGTTSKKIMGMIREAGAEQIHLRIASPPIKHPCFYGVDTPRISELIASTKSVEEIREFVGVESLNYLTLAGLKSCLERSQDFCYACLDGKYPIDPPSTK; the protein is encoded by the coding sequence ATGTGCGGAGTCTGCGGAATATTCAATCACGAAAAGGCTTCGGAACTGCTTTACCTGGGGCTTTTCTCCCTGCAGCACCGGGGCCAGGACAATGCCGGGATGGCGGTGTGGGACGGCCAGCAGTCCAGGATCGTCAAGGACAAGGGGCTGGTGTTCGACATCTTCAAACCCGGGGTGCTGGCCGAGCTTAAGGGCAGGATGGGCATCGGCCATACCCGGTATCCCACCGCCGGAGACAGCTCCATCGCCAACGCCCAGCCCCATTACGCCGAGACCAGGGAAGGCCGGATGGTGATCGTCTCCAACGGCGACATCACCAACATGCTGGAGCAGACCCGCTACCTGAAATCCCAGGGATTCACTCCTTACGGATCCAACGACGCTGAGGTGATCGTGGCCAGCATTGCCTGCTACTATGAGCAGGAGCGCGACATGGCCAAAGCCATAAAAAAGATGATGGAGACCGTACAGGGCAGTTATTCGGCCATCCTGATGTTCCAGGGCACCATGTACGTCTTTCGCGACCCGCTGGGCATCCGTCCTTTGGCCATGGGGATCAAGGGGGCGACCAGGATATTCGCCTCCGAAAGCTGCGCCATAGACACCATCGGCGGCATTTTTGAGCGCGAAGTGACCCCGGGCGAACTTTTGACCGTCACCGATCAGGGGGTGGAGAGCAGGATCCTGATAGATGCCAAGCCCTACAAGCACTGCGTTTTTGAACATATCTATTTCTCCCGGCCCGACAGCGTGATCTTCGGCGAAAGCGTGGCCAAAAAACGGTTCATGATGGGCCAGCGCCTGGCCAGCGAACAGTACACCGGGGCCGATTTCGTGATGCCGGTGCCCGATTCCTCCAACAACGCCGCATTGGGCTTTGCCGAGGAGAACGGCATACCTTATAAATTAGCCCTGATCCGCAGCCACTATATAGGGCGGACCTTCATCGGCTCCACCCAGGAGATCCGGGATTTTGCCGTACGATTGAAGTTCAACCCGGTCAAAAGCATCGTGGTAGGCAAGAAGGCCGCGGTAGTGGACGATTCCATAGTCAGGGGGACAACATCCAAGAAGATAATGGGTATGATCCGGGAGGCCGGGGCCGAACAGATCCATCTGAGGATCGCCTCGCCGCCCATCAAACACCCCTGTTTTTACGGGGTGGATACCCCCCGGATCAGCGAACTGATAGCCTCCACCAAGTCGGTGGAGGAGATCCGGGAGTTTGTGGGGGTGGAGAGCCTTAATTACCTGACCCTGGCCGGGCTTAAATCCTGCCTGGAAAGGTCCCAGGACTTCTGTTACGCCTGTCTGGACGGGAAGTACCCGATAGATCCGCCTTCAACCAAGTAA
- the purL gene encoding phosphoribosylformylglycinamidine synthase subunit PurL encodes MSKTQEPQVNLKLAESFGLNPEEYQSILKIMDRTPSYTELGIFSVLWSEHCSYKNSKAMLKLFPTRAAQVLQGPGENAGIVDIGDGLGVAMKVESHNHPSAIEPYQGAATGIGGILRDIFTMGARPIALMDPLYFGSLDDAHVRHLFGGVVSGIADYGNCVGVPTIGGSVFFDESYTTNPLVNVLALGIVENKKIMKGIAKGVGNIILAVGATTGRDGIHGATFASEELSEQSAAKRPSVQIGDPFTKKLLLEATLELIDSGLAVGIQDMGAAGLTSSSIEMASRAQTGIEMDVSKIPLRETGMTPYEIMLSESQERMVVVAPPENAEKIKAIFDKWELHCAVIGKVTDDGKVRIKWQDEVFADIPVNALVDDAPVYHRESREPEYLAELHRFDQETVAQPKDAGQTLLKLLAAPTIASKRWVYRQYDHQVRTNTAVLPGSDAAVLRIRGTKKAIALTTDCNGRYVYLEPFTGAAIAVAEAARNLACSGAKPLGLTDCLNFGNPYKPEVFYQFKRSVEGIIAACNSLQIPVISGNVSFYNESLTHSVYPTPLIGMVGLIEDLSNITTQWFKQEGDVVYLAGNLSSKPDIGGSEYLKTVHNLVSGKCPELDLEKEKALHGFLLSAISSKLIKSAHDCSEGGLTVALAECCISDLSPNPSPEKRGELGLDADLSGLTGRNDHKLFAENQSRAVVSCRAADAEKLEAEAKRLGVEVMKLGKVGSDRFVIKGMVDLPVAELRKAWEEAIPRKMA; translated from the coding sequence ATGAGCAAGACGCAAGAACCCCAGGTCAACCTGAAGCTGGCCGAAAGTTTCGGACTAAACCCCGAGGAATACCAGAGTATACTTAAGATCATGGACCGGACCCCCAGTTACACCGAACTGGGAATATTCTCGGTGCTGTGGTCCGAGCACTGCTCCTACAAGAACTCCAAGGCCATGCTCAAACTCTTTCCCACCCGGGCCGCCCAGGTGCTGCAGGGGCCGGGAGAGAACGCCGGCATTGTGGACATCGGCGACGGGCTGGGGGTGGCCATGAAGGTGGAGAGCCACAACCATCCCTCGGCCATCGAACCCTACCAGGGGGCGGCCACCGGCATAGGAGGGATCCTGCGCGACATCTTCACCATGGGGGCTCGGCCCATCGCCCTGATGGACCCGCTGTACTTCGGCTCGCTGGATGACGCCCATGTCCGCCACCTGTTCGGGGGGGTGGTCTCCGGCATCGCCGACTACGGCAACTGCGTGGGGGTGCCCACCATCGGAGGCTCGGTTTTCTTCGACGAATCCTACACCACCAACCCGCTGGTCAACGTGCTGGCCCTGGGCATCGTTGAGAACAAGAAAATAATGAAGGGCATCGCCAAGGGGGTGGGCAACATCATCCTGGCGGTGGGGGCCACCACCGGCCGCGACGGCATCCACGGGGCCACCTTCGCCTCGGAGGAGCTGAGCGAGCAGTCGGCGGCCAAGCGGCCCTCGGTCCAGATCGGAGACCCCTTCACCAAGAAACTTTTGCTGGAGGCCACACTTGAACTGATAGACTCCGGCCTGGCGGTGGGTATCCAGGACATGGGGGCGGCAGGGCTGACTAGCTCGTCCATAGAAATGGCCTCCCGGGCCCAGACCGGCATCGAGATGGACGTCTCCAAGATACCGCTGCGCGAGACCGGGATGACCCCCTACGAGATCATGCTTTCGGAATCCCAGGAGCGGATGGTGGTGGTGGCCCCGCCGGAGAACGCGGAAAAGATCAAGGCCATCTTCGACAAGTGGGAGCTGCATTGCGCTGTGATCGGCAAGGTTACGGACGACGGCAAGGTCCGGATCAAGTGGCAGGATGAGGTCTTCGCCGACATCCCGGTCAACGCCCTGGTGGACGACGCCCCGGTCTATCACCGGGAAAGCCGGGAGCCGGAATATCTGGCCGAACTGCACAGGTTCGACCAGGAAACCGTCGCTCAGCCCAAGGATGCCGGCCAAACCCTTTTAAAACTTTTGGCGGCGCCCACCATTGCCAGCAAGCGCTGGGTATACAGGCAATACGACCATCAGGTCCGCACCAACACTGCGGTGCTGCCCGGCTCGGACGCGGCGGTGCTAAGGATCCGGGGCACCAAGAAGGCCATTGCCCTGACCACCGATTGCAACGGGCGCTATGTCTATCTGGAGCCGTTCACCGGCGCCGCCATTGCGGTGGCCGAGGCCGCCCGCAACCTGGCCTGCTCCGGGGCCAAGCCGCTGGGCCTGACCGACTGCCTCAATTTTGGCAATCCCTACAAGCCGGAGGTATTTTACCAGTTCAAGCGTTCGGTGGAGGGAATCATAGCCGCCTGCAATTCCCTGCAGATACCGGTGATCTCCGGCAATGTCAGCTTTTACAACGAGAGCCTGACCCACAGCGTCTATCCCACGCCGCTGATAGGCATGGTGGGTTTGATCGAGGACCTGTCGAACATCACCACCCAGTGGTTCAAACAAGAGGGGGACGTTGTTTATCTGGCCGGGAACCTGAGTTCCAAGCCGGACATCGGCGGGTCGGAATATCTGAAGACAGTTCACAATCTGGTAAGCGGGAAGTGTCCGGAACTGGACCTGGAGAAGGAAAAGGCTCTTCATGGCTTTTTGCTTTCAGCTATAAGCTCTAAGCTGATAAAATCGGCACATGACTGTTCCGAAGGAGGTTTGACGGTGGCCCTGGCCGAGTGCTGCATCAGCGACCTCTCCCCCAACCCCTCTCCCGAAAAGCGAGGGGAGCTGGGTCTGGACGCCGATCTCAGCGGGCTGACCGGACGGAATGATCACAAATTGTTTGCCGAGAACCAGTCCCGGGCGGTGGTCTCCTGCCGGGCTGCGGATGCTGAGAAGCTGGAAGCCGAGGCCAAGCGCCTTGGGGTTGAAGTTATGAAGCTGGGGAAGGTGGGAAGCGACAGATTTGTCATTAAGGGGATGGTCGACCTGCCAGTAGCTGAGCTGAGGAAGGCCTGGGAAGAGGCGATACCTAGGAAAATGGCATAA
- a CDS encoding CsgG/HfaB family protein, giving the protein MSKLKSLIILLLLVAFVPALLWAGGQSYNYYENGLEYMKKAQWDRAIDEFKSAVSLEFNDRPQFRTYGMHFIDYFPHREMAICYYNLGSMDKAKKEMELSMAFKSTGRSKDYWAKISNGEAPTATVASRADDENLARERARLDAEKKRIAEEQAALDARKRDMSAEAARRAAQEELKLAAQRDSIERAERQHQAVALDKGKLPVGALTYDPSRVTQVGSRLSIAVLPFDNRSGNAEITNTVQDKMITSLYSLKRFKIIERSQIDKVLSEQKLGMTGALDPAKAVKVGKIIGVDAILMGSISSTATGIGMDARLIDTESSGVITAKDAYSGQNTLQDIKTMATDISIQIYNDIPLVEGYVIKSNPTGEVFLDIGTAKGMRKGMKVVVYKEGEEIKHPVTGEILGKQVTKVAELLLNEVQEKMSEAQILEKEVGQTLAVGQKVVAK; this is encoded by the coding sequence ATGTCAAAGCTTAAAAGTCTTATAATCCTGTTGCTTCTGGTTGCTTTTGTACCGGCCCTGCTGTGGGCGGGCGGACAGAGCTATAATTACTACGAGAACGGGCTGGAATACATGAAGAAAGCCCAGTGGGACAGGGCCATTGACGAGTTCAAGAGCGCCGTTTCCCTGGAGTTCAATGACCGGCCGCAGTTCCGTACTTACGGCATGCATTTCATTGACTATTTCCCGCACCGGGAGATGGCCATCTGCTATTACAACCTGGGATCCATGGATAAGGCCAAAAAGGAGATGGAACTGTCCATGGCCTTCAAATCCACCGGACGCTCCAAGGATTACTGGGCCAAGATAAGCAATGGCGAAGCCCCTACGGCTACCGTAGCCTCCCGGGCAGATGATGAGAACCTGGCCAGGGAAAGGGCCCGATTGGATGCCGAGAAAAAGCGGATAGCCGAAGAACAGGCGGCCCTGGATGCCCGCAAGCGGGACATGAGCGCCGAAGCCGCCCGCCGGGCTGCCCAGGAGGAGCTGAAGCTGGCCGCTCAGCGCGACAGCATTGAACGGGCCGAGCGCCAGCACCAGGCCGTGGCCCTGGACAAGGGCAAACTGCCGGTGGGCGCCCTGACCTACGATCCTTCCAGGGTCACCCAGGTCGGCTCCCGGCTGTCCATAGCGGTGCTGCCGTTCGACAACCGGAGCGGCAATGCCGAGATAACCAACACCGTCCAGGACAAGATGATAACCTCGCTTTACAGCCTTAAACGGTTCAAGATCATCGAGCGTTCCCAGATCGACAAGGTCTTAAGCGAGCAGAAACTGGGCATGACCGGTGCCCTGGATCCGGCCAAGGCCGTCAAAGTGGGCAAGATCATAGGGGTGGACGCCATCCTGATGGGTTCCATTTCCTCCACCGCCACCGGCATCGGCATGGACGCCCGGCTGATAGACACCGAAAGCAGCGGCGTGATCACTGCCAAGGACGCCTACAGCGGCCAGAACACCCTCCAGGACATCAAGACCATGGCCACAGACATCTCCATCCAGATATACAACGACATTCCGCTGGTGGAAGGCTATGTCATCAAGTCCAACCCCACCGGAGAGGTATTCTTGGATATCGGAACCGCCAAGGGCATGCGCAAGGGAATGAAGGTGGTGGTTTACAAGGAAGGCGAGGAGATCAAGCACCCGGTTACCGGCGAGATCCTGGGCAAGCAGGTGACCAAAGTGGCCGAGTTGCTTTTGAACGAGGTCCAGGAAAAAATGTCCGAGGCTCAGATATTGGAAAAGGAAGTAGGGCAGACCCTGGCTGTCGGCCAGAAAGTGGTGGCCAAGTAG